From one Methylomonas paludis genomic stretch:
- a CDS encoding CopG family antitoxin, translating to MNKPLPKFDTDEAAEAFIEHADLTEYDLTGLSQMQFEFQPKSRSVTMRLPEQLYTAIKDKATKSGIPYQRLIRKILEDAVVSHK from the coding sequence ATGAACAAGCCCTTACCAAAATTTGACACCGATGAAGCAGCTGAAGCCTTCATTGAACACGCCGATTTAACAGAGTACGATTTAACTGGCTTGAGCCAAATGCAATTTGAATTCCAGCCTAAAAGCCGTAGCGTCACCATGCGTTTACCCGAACAGCTTTATACTGCAATTAAAGACAAAGCAACTAAATCCGGAATACCTTATCAGCGATTAATCAGGAAAATTTTGGAGGATGCTGTAGTTTCGCACAAATAG
- a CDS encoding methylthioribulose 1-phosphate dehydratase, translated as MTAKSDEFYAIADQLIAAGRFIDSKGWVPATSGNFSARLSDGTIAITVSGRHKGCLQREDIMLIDSSGQSLDGKKPSAETLLHTALYQRFPDVQAVLHPHSINATLAARLFPDQLVLENYELLKALQGITTHETRIVVPVFANDQDIARLSRQVEAYLDQHSGVYAYIIASHGFYTWGASVTDTLRHLEALEFLFDCEIRLHGKV; from the coding sequence ATGACAGCAAAGTCCGACGAATTTTACGCTATAGCCGACCAGCTGATTGCAGCCGGACGCTTTATCGACAGTAAAGGCTGGGTGCCGGCCACCAGCGGCAATTTTTCGGCTCGGCTTAGCGATGGCACGATTGCTATAACCGTTTCCGGCCGTCACAAGGGCTGTTTGCAGCGTGAGGACATCATGCTGATCGACAGCAGCGGTCAGTCCCTGGACGGCAAAAAACCTTCAGCAGAAACCTTGCTGCATACAGCACTTTACCAGCGTTTTCCAGACGTGCAGGCGGTATTGCATCCACACTCCATTAATGCCACACTAGCCGCCCGGCTGTTCCCAGACCAGTTAGTGCTGGAAAATTACGAATTGCTGAAAGCGTTGCAGGGTATCACTACCCACGAAACCCGGATTGTGGTGCCCGTTTTTGCTAATGATCAGGATATTGCCCGCTTAAGCCGTCAGGTTGAAGCCTATCTGGATCAGCATAGTGGTGTTTATGCCTATATTATTGCCAGCCACGGTTTTTATACCTGGGGGGCATCGGTGACGGATACCCTGAGACATCTGGAAGCGCTGGAATTTTTATTTGATTGCGAAATACGATTACACGGGAAGGTATAG
- a CDS encoding potassium transporter Kup — MSQKQNGYSREQLMALSLGAIGVVFGDIGTSPLYAVKEVFHDGLAINAEHVIGVLSLIFWSLTLVVTTKYAIFIMRADNKGEGGIMALMALALHGSHHDPKKKFFIVTLGLLGASLFYGDSIITPAISVLSAVEGLQIMAPSLDRYILPITISVLSILFIMQAKGTGKVGRIFSPVMLFWFATLAVLGVINIVKAPQVLLAVNPLYGVQMLFELGWKGFVIMGAVVLAITGAEALYADMGHFGLKPIRYAWFGFVFPALLLNYFGQGALLITNPAAIENPFYLLAPDWALYPLLILSTLATVIASQAVISGAFSITRQAILLGYCPRMNIRHTSGDEMGQIYIPAVNWLLMVVVFILVLSFKSSSALASAYGIAVTGTMMTTTILAFIVIQELWQWNKITSISFLSFFLLIDLSFLAPNCLKITSGGWLPLVVGAVLFTTMKIWIKGRELLSKYLDEKRVLFEELEEKLQGVPLASVKGTAIYLARSIHGVPLVLLQNLEHNHVLHEKIIVLTIVTKEEPYVDEAHRVKVRSFGKNRNFYRVKLYFGFQEEQDVRRALQLCSNEGLIIDQKTVSFFVGSERLSFRRLSPMPKWGRPLFKFLIHNSASAIEYFKIPVERVLELGIRIEL, encoded by the coding sequence ATGTCCCAAAAGCAAAACGGTTACTCCAGAGAACAATTAATGGCTTTGTCATTAGGCGCTATTGGCGTGGTATTCGGCGATATCGGCACCAGTCCGCTCTATGCTGTAAAAGAGGTTTTTCACGATGGCTTGGCTATCAATGCCGAACATGTAATTGGCGTGTTATCACTGATTTTCTGGTCTTTGACCTTGGTGGTGACAACTAAATACGCCATTTTCATCATGCGGGCCGACAATAAGGGTGAAGGCGGCATTATGGCTTTGATGGCTTTGGCCTTACATGGTTCCCACCATGATCCTAAAAAAAAGTTTTTTATTGTCACGCTGGGTTTATTAGGCGCCTCGCTGTTTTACGGTGACAGTATCATTACTCCGGCCATTTCAGTATTAAGTGCCGTGGAAGGTCTGCAAATCATGGCTCCCAGTCTGGATCGCTATATTTTGCCGATCACGATATCGGTATTGAGCATCCTGTTTATTATGCAAGCCAAAGGTACCGGTAAGGTTGGCCGCATTTTTTCGCCGGTCATGCTGTTCTGGTTTGCCACGCTGGCGGTTTTGGGGGTAATTAATATTGTTAAAGCTCCGCAGGTATTGCTGGCGGTGAATCCGCTGTATGGCGTGCAAATGCTCTTCGAGCTGGGCTGGAAAGGCTTTGTGATTATGGGGGCTGTGGTGCTGGCAATTACCGGTGCTGAAGCTTTGTATGCGGATATGGGCCATTTTGGCCTGAAACCAATCCGTTATGCCTGGTTTGGCTTTGTTTTTCCGGCCTTATTATTAAATTATTTTGGGCAGGGCGCTTTATTGATCACTAATCCGGCGGCGATTGAAAATCCTTTTTATCTGTTGGCGCCGGACTGGGCTTTATATCCTTTGCTGATTTTGTCTACTCTGGCTACGGTAATCGCTTCGCAGGCGGTAATTTCCGGGGCGTTTTCCATTACCCGTCAGGCCATTTTGCTGGGTTATTGTCCACGCATGAATATTCGCCACACTTCCGGTGATGAAATGGGCCAAATCTATATCCCGGCAGTAAATTGGCTGCTGATGGTGGTGGTTTTTATTCTGGTATTAAGTTTTAAATCGTCATCGGCACTGGCTTCGGCCTACGGTATAGCGGTAACCGGTACTATGATGACCACCACGATACTGGCGTTTATTGTGATTCAGGAATTATGGCAATGGAACAAGATCACCAGTATCAGCTTTTTATCATTTTTCTTGTTGATTGATTTGTCGTTTCTGGCCCCTAATTGCCTGAAAATCACCAGTGGCGGCTGGCTGCCGCTGGTGGTGGGTGCGGTGCTGTTTACCACCATGAAAATCTGGATCAAGGGCCGGGAGTTGTTAAGCAAATATCTGGATGAAAAACGTGTACTGTTTGAAGAACTTGAGGAAAAGCTGCAAGGCGTGCCGCTGGCTTCGGTTAAAGGTACGGCCATTTATCTGGCCAGAAGCATACACGGGGTACCGCTGGTGTTATTGCAAAATCTGGAACATAACCATGTGCTGCATGAAAAAATCATCGTGCTGACCATCGTCACCAAGGAAGAACCTTATGTGGATGAGGCGCACCGCGTTAAGGTACGATCTTTCGGCAAGAACCGCAATTTCTATCGGGTGAAATTGTATTTCGGCTTTCAGGAAGAACAGGATGTGCGCCGCGCTCTGCAATTGTGCAGCAACGAAGGTTTGATTATTGATCAGAAAACCGTGTCTTTCTTTGTGGGCAGCGAAAGGCTGTCGTTCCGGCGGCTGAGTCCGATGCCGAAATGGGGCCGGCCACTGTTTAAGTTTTTAATTCATAATTCGGCCAGCGCCATTGAATATTTCAAGATTCCGGTGGAACGGGTTTTGGAGCTGGGGATACGTATCGAACTGTAA
- a CDS encoding septal ring lytic transglycosylase RlpA family protein: MLSVTLALFCTTGLTKAAEFNAFDDQIGIASYFNDKFHGHRTASGERYDKHDLTAAHATLPFGTVIHVVNLKNNQSVDVRINSRAHRSNRRLLDLSKQAAKELGFLQAGIAKVKITVVSLGEA; this comes from the coding sequence ATGCTTTCGGTTACGCTGGCATTGTTTTGCACTACCGGTCTGACAAAAGCCGCTGAATTTAATGCTTTTGATGATCAAATTGGTATTGCTTCTTATTTTAACGATAAATTTCATGGACACCGAACCGCAAGCGGTGAACGCTATGACAAACACGACCTGACAGCAGCACATGCGACCTTACCGTTTGGTACAGTTATACATGTTGTAAACTTGAAAAACAATCAAAGTGTCGATGTCCGTATTAATTCCCGGGCACACCGTTCAAACAGACGCTTACTGGATTTATCCAAACAGGCAGCCAAAGAACTGGGCTTCCTGCAAGCCGGTATTGCCAAGGTCAAAATCACTGTTGTAAGTTTAGGCGAAGCCTAA
- a CDS encoding ExbD/TolR family protein has translation MGFKTNSEDDEAVSEINVTPLVDVMLVLVIILLVTAPLLTQSVNVALPKTTSTNPDNQKQPFQIGIDAQGVITLNKNPVPDLTQLETTLKNEFSQNPEIAIHVYADNAVSYGKVAEVMATVQHVGITKLAFVTVEKK, from the coding sequence ATGGGATTTAAAACAAATTCAGAAGACGATGAGGCGGTAAGCGAGATTAATGTCACGCCGCTAGTCGACGTAATGCTGGTACTGGTGATTATCTTACTGGTAACCGCTCCGCTATTAACCCAGTCGGTCAATGTGGCGTTACCCAAAACCACCTCGACCAACCCGGATAACCAGAAGCAGCCGTTTCAGATTGGCATTGATGCCCAAGGCGTAATTACCCTGAATAAAAATCCGGTGCCGGATTTAACCCAGTTGGAAACCACCTTAAAAAACGAATTTAGCCAAAATCCGGAAATCGCCATCCATGTCTATGCCGATAACGCCGTCAGTTACGGCAAAGTGGCAGAAGTCATGGCCACAGTCCAGCATGTCGGCATCACCAAGCTGGCGTTTGTCACTGTAGAGAAAAAATAG
- a CDS encoding energy transducer TonB, whose product MALRIMEAFFVSLRNSRFCQGRKTFTMFLNLSWPALSAEARPGNMLVLIFVLVLVLHIGFISWLLTPASQKLTPAQTVMQVSMVSVSAPQPSSAPAAVTPPEKKPEPKKPEVKPVVKKVNPVVKKTPEPTPAPAQNVAEPQPAAAEAAPSQAQTSPAAEASAAPSVKTEQYTEANYRADYLNNPKPVYPMVAKSRGWQGKVMLRVLISAAGISAKVEIERSSGHEILDDAAVETVKTWKFVPAKHGDTAVDDWALIPIVFSLSD is encoded by the coding sequence ATGGCCTTGCGGATAATGGAGGCGTTTTTTGTCAGCCTGCGCAATAGCCGTTTCTGCCAAGGTCGGAAAACGTTTACCATGTTTTTGAATTTGTCCTGGCCGGCACTCTCTGCCGAAGCGCGTCCCGGCAATATGCTGGTGTTGATATTCGTGCTGGTACTGGTATTGCATATTGGCTTTATTAGCTGGTTGCTGACACCGGCAAGCCAAAAACTAACCCCAGCTCAGACAGTGATGCAGGTATCAATGGTATCAGTGTCCGCACCCCAGCCCAGTTCCGCCCCAGCCGCTGTAACGCCGCCGGAAAAAAAGCCCGAACCCAAAAAACCCGAAGTTAAACCTGTCGTCAAGAAAGTAAACCCTGTCGTCAAAAAAACACCGGAACCAACACCGGCACCTGCCCAGAACGTGGCAGAGCCGCAACCGGCAGCCGCAGAAGCTGCGCCGAGTCAGGCGCAAACCAGTCCCGCTGCGGAAGCCAGTGCCGCTCCCAGCGTCAAAACCGAACAATATACCGAAGCAAATTACCGGGCGGATTATCTTAATAATCCCAAGCCTGTTTATCCTATGGTGGCCAAAAGCCGTGGCTGGCAAGGCAAGGTAATGTTACGGGTATTAATATCAGCCGCCGGCATCAGCGCCAAGGTTGAAATTGAACGCAGCAGCGGTCATGAAATACTGGATGATGCTGCCGTTGAAACTGTTAAAACTTGGAAATTTGTGCCTGCCAAACACGGTGATACCGCCGTGGATGACTGGGCACTGATACCCATCGTTTTTAGCTTGAGTGATTAA
- a CDS encoding ATP-binding protein produces MIDWNTTYAAIWRQRQQYLRPVKQLDELSLAQLIGIDQQKQQLIDNTERFISGLPANNALLWGARGTGKSSLIKGLLNAYKHLGLRVVQLDKEDLIFLPEIVDELRELPQRFIIYCDDLSFETGEVLYKPLKSILEGSIEPPPQNVLFYATSNRRHLQPEHMRDNLDTKLIDGEVHYADTIEEKISLSDRFGLRLAFYPPHSDTYLNIVDHYFSDYQGDREQLHRAALAFAHQNAAKNGRSAKQFYNSYTETRQSV; encoded by the coding sequence GTGATAGACTGGAACACCACTTATGCAGCCATCTGGCGTCAACGCCAGCAGTATTTGCGCCCGGTTAAACAACTGGATGAGCTGAGTCTTGCCCAGCTAATCGGCATAGATCAGCAAAAGCAGCAGTTGATTGACAATACCGAACGCTTTATCAGCGGATTACCGGCCAATAATGCTTTGTTGTGGGGTGCGCGTGGCACCGGCAAGTCATCGTTGATCAAAGGCCTGTTAAACGCCTACAAACATTTGGGCTTACGGGTGGTGCAACTGGACAAGGAGGATTTGATCTTTCTGCCGGAAATTGTTGATGAACTGCGCGAACTGCCGCAACGCTTTATCATCTATTGCGATGATCTGTCATTTGAAACCGGTGAGGTGTTATACAAGCCGCTGAAAAGCATACTGGAGGGTTCTATTGAGCCGCCGCCGCAAAATGTGCTGTTTTATGCCACATCGAATCGCCGCCACTTGCAACCTGAGCATATGCGCGACAATCTGGACACTAAGCTGATTGATGGTGAAGTACATTATGCTGATACCATAGAAGAAAAAATCTCGCTTTCCGACCGGTTTGGCTTACGCCTGGCATTTTATCCGCCCCACAGCGATACTTACCTGAACATTGTTGACCATTATTTCAGTGACTATCAGGGGGACCGGGAGCAACTGCACCGTGCTGCTTTGGCATTTGCCCATCAAAATGCGGCAAAAAATGGTCGTAGCGCTAAACAGTTTTATAATAGCTATACCGAGACACGGCAGTCGGTTTGA
- a CDS encoding MotA/TolQ/ExbB proton channel family protein, producing the protein MPSFAAHDLVIDATLYTLLAFSLITWTLIFFKIWQFTKNKIYNKQYSTAFWEAKDLTAAAHLPVETVRGPKARIASCGFRWLTELRDPNTAGSLKFKGTPQDLLEQTLRKQTQDEQRSMESGLTMLASIGSTAPFVGLFGTVVGIMHAMHHISETGSASLDVVAGPIGDALIATAIGIAVAVPAVLAYNFFLRRAKQQRAALENFVDGFLHIAFGNDKEKVDGI; encoded by the coding sequence ATGCCATCCTTTGCCGCCCATGATCTTGTCATAGATGCAACTTTATACACCTTACTGGCGTTTTCGCTGATAACGTGGACTTTGATATTTTTTAAAATTTGGCAGTTTACAAAAAATAAGATATATAACAAACAATACAGCACCGCCTTCTGGGAAGCCAAAGATTTAACCGCTGCCGCCCACTTACCGGTAGAAACCGTACGCGGCCCCAAAGCCCGCATTGCCTCCTGCGGATTTCGCTGGCTGACCGAATTACGCGACCCCAACACTGCCGGCAGCCTCAAATTTAAAGGCACACCGCAAGATTTACTGGAACAGACCCTGCGCAAGCAAACTCAGGATGAACAACGCAGCATGGAAAGTGGCTTGACCATGCTGGCCAGCATCGGCAGCACCGCACCGTTTGTCGGCTTATTCGGCACCGTAGTGGGCATCATGCACGCCATGCACCATATCAGCGAAACCGGTTCAGCCAGTCTGGACGTAGTGGCCGGGCCGATAGGTGACGCCCTGATAGCCACCGCCATCGGTATTGCAGTAGCGGTTCCAGCGGTTCTGGCCTATAACTTTTTCCTGCGCCGCGCCAAACAACAGCGTGCCGCGCTGGAAAATTTTGTAGACGGCTTTTTACATATTGCCTTTGGCAACGACAAGGAGAAAGTGGATGGGATTTAA
- a CDS encoding 1,2-dihydroxy-3-keto-5-methylthiopentene dioxygenase, whose amino-acid sequence MSALSIYPADQPQAGITTREFADISAQLAEIGVQFERWQAAYEFGADADGQTVLDAYQDSVNHLKQSYGFQSVDVISLTADHPNKDQLRQKFLAEHTHDDFEVRFFVDGKGLFFLHVADKVYAVLCEQGDLISVPANTTHWFDMGAEPNFKCIRLFTTEDGWVANFTGSTIAASFPTLDAYLADL is encoded by the coding sequence ATGAGCGCATTAAGCATTTATCCGGCTGATCAGCCACAAGCAGGCATTACGACACGCGAGTTTGCCGACATCAGCGCCCAATTGGCCGAGATAGGCGTGCAGTTTGAACGCTGGCAGGCGGCTTATGAATTTGGCGCTGATGCCGATGGCCAAACTGTGCTGGATGCTTATCAGGATTCGGTTAACCATCTTAAACAAAGTTACGGCTTTCAGTCGGTAGACGTGATTAGCCTGACTGCCGATCACCCCAATAAGGATCAGTTGCGCCAAAAGTTTTTGGCTGAACACACTCACGATGATTTTGAGGTGCGGTTTTTTGTGGACGGCAAAGGCCTGTTTTTTCTGCATGTAGCCGATAAGGTGTATGCGGTGCTGTGTGAACAGGGCGATTTGATCAGCGTGCCGGCCAATACCACCCACTGGTTTGATATGGGCGCAGAACCCAATTTTAAATGTATTCGCCTGTTCACCACCGAAGACGGCTGGGTGGCCAATTTTACCGGCAGCACTATTGCCGCTAGCTTCCCTACCCTGGATGCTTATTTAGCCGATTTATGA
- a CDS encoding LysR family transcriptional regulator codes for MEMQQIRYFLAVCDKGSFTRAAQSAYVAQPSLTQAIKKLEEELGGELFSRERSGCRLTALGRLIEPTLREIFREAQSIKAEAIRFNRLNTVPLRIGVMTTIAAQHLSPFFADFQQSRPHVELEVIVDSEVNLLKLLDDNQLDVVISAPLSLPSGHYQSLKLYEERYVVVFNDKHRFNQLAEVDLATIQAEPYLDRLNCELRETLRGVCLGRQINLYAAYRSNSEEWILSMVQAGIGVALIPEFTVPKQADRLMFRYLSDPDIRRTVYAIYPASTDNPEVLKVLESLRLGF; via the coding sequence ATGGAAATGCAACAAATTCGCTATTTTCTGGCGGTGTGTGATAAGGGTTCGTTTACGCGGGCGGCGCAATCGGCTTATGTGGCGCAACCTTCGTTGACTCAGGCCATCAAGAAGCTGGAAGAGGAGCTGGGCGGGGAGTTGTTTAGCCGCGAACGCAGTGGTTGCCGGCTGACGGCGTTGGGACGGTTGATTGAACCGACGCTGCGGGAAATTTTTCGTGAGGCGCAGTCCATTAAGGCTGAGGCGATACGCTTTAATCGGTTGAATACGGTGCCGTTGCGGATTGGGGTGATGACCACGATAGCTGCTCAGCATTTGAGCCCGTTTTTTGCCGATTTTCAGCAATCACGCCCGCATGTGGAACTGGAAGTGATTGTGGACAGCGAAGTTAATTTGTTAAAACTGCTGGATGACAATCAGTTGGATGTGGTGATCAGTGCGCCGCTCTCTCTGCCTTCCGGCCATTACCAGTCCTTGAAACTATATGAAGAGCGTTATGTGGTGGTGTTTAATGACAAGCATCGCTTTAATCAGTTGGCGGAAGTTGATCTGGCCACCATTCAGGCCGAGCCGTATCTGGATCGTTTGAATTGTGAATTGCGCGAAACGTTGCGCGGCGTTTGCCTGGGCAGACAGATCAATTTGTATGCTGCTTATCGGAGTAATAGCGAGGAATGGATATTAAGCATGGTGCAGGCCGGTATTGGGGTGGCTTTGATTCCGGAGTTTACTGTTCCCAAGCAGGCCGACCGGCTGATGTTTCGTTATTTGTCCGATCCGGACATTCGGCGTACGGTTTATGCCATTTACCCTGCCAGCACGGATAATCCGGAAGTGCTTAAGGTGCTGGAAAGTTTGCGCCTGGGTTTTTAG
- a CDS encoding fumarylacetoacetate hydrolase family protein: MKLITFTHNRITQIGAVSGESVVVATGNIEAGTDMISFLSSGQAGLTALQALIDTGEQRIPLAEVSLLAPILRPGKFLGIGLNYADHIEETGRDRPEYPTFFTKQSSCVIGIGAPIHCPAVSDKVDYEGELAFVIGKRCRNVALENAHQVIAGYTICNDVTVRDWQHRSPTWTLGKSFDSHGPLGPWLVTADEITDPHNLQLQTWVDEELRQNANTGEMLFNCYEMVAYLSQAMTLEPGDVITTGTPSGVGVKMKPRGYLKPGQTVRIDIAGIGSLSNPVIAEPADFVLGA, from the coding sequence ATGAAGCTGATTACCTTTACTCATAACCGGATTACCCAAATAGGCGCTGTCAGCGGAGAAAGCGTAGTCGTTGCGACCGGAAATATCGAGGCCGGTACCGATATGATCAGTTTTTTGAGCAGTGGACAGGCCGGTTTGACGGCTTTACAGGCCCTGATTGATACTGGTGAACAGCGTATTCCCCTGGCCGAAGTAAGCTTGCTGGCACCGATACTGCGCCCCGGCAAGTTTTTGGGCATCGGTTTAAATTATGCCGATCATATCGAAGAAACCGGTCGGGATAGACCCGAATACCCGACGTTTTTTACCAAACAAAGCAGCTGTGTTATTGGTATTGGTGCGCCTATCCATTGCCCAGCCGTTTCGGATAAAGTGGATTATGAAGGCGAACTGGCCTTTGTGATTGGCAAACGCTGCCGGAATGTAGCGCTGGAAAATGCTCATCAGGTGATTGCCGGCTATACCATCTGTAATGACGTTACCGTGCGTGATTGGCAGCATCGTTCGCCGACCTGGACGCTAGGTAAATCCTTTGACAGCCACGGCCCATTAGGCCCCTGGCTGGTGACAGCAGATGAAATTACCGATCCGCATAATTTGCAACTGCAAACCTGGGTAGACGAAGAATTGCGTCAGAATGCCAATACCGGGGAAATGTTGTTCAATTGCTATGAAATGGTCGCCTATCTAAGTCAGGCCATGACCCTAGAGCCGGGTGATGTGATCACCACCGGTACCCCAAGCGGGGTAGGGGTAAAAATGAAACCGCGCGGCTATTTAAAACCCGGTCAGACAGTACGTATCGATATCGCCGGCATCGGTAGCTTAAGCAATCCGGTGATCGCCGAACCCGCAGATTTTGTGTTAGGGGCTTAA
- a CDS encoding TfoX/Sxy family DNA transformation protein — MGGKQYCNFMNFQAEHKTQNNKATTLSGFGPKSTQALVSIGIYSLDELKTHDVYDVYRQLKEQVPGTSLNFMYALVAAIEGLDWREIQKLRRTDILLRLDELGLAPK, encoded by the coding sequence ATGGGCGGCAAACAATACTGTAATTTCATGAATTTTCAGGCAGAACATAAAACCCAAAATAATAAAGCAACAACATTGTCTGGCTTTGGCCCAAAAAGTACCCAGGCTTTGGTGTCAATCGGCATTTATTCGCTTGATGAACTGAAAACTCATGATGTGTACGATGTTTATCGGCAACTTAAAGAACAAGTACCTGGGACAAGTTTGAATTTCATGTATGCTCTAGTTGCCGCAATCGAAGGGCTTGATTGGCGGGAGATTCAAAAGTTACGCCGAACAGATATATTACTTCGACTTGATGAGTTGGGGCTTGCGCCGAAATGA
- a CDS encoding BrnT family toxin has protein sequence MKAYNVDGFDLDEGNFQKCQKYGLSIADIESVFQGHVSVFPDPAHSYTEQRFIGIGKTHQNRLAFIAFTVRHQNNSSVIRPISARYMHQKEIDHYEQALTKI, from the coding sequence ATGAAAGCATACAATGTCGATGGCTTTGACTTGGATGAAGGCAATTTTCAGAAATGCCAAAAGTATGGTTTGTCTATTGCTGATATAGAATCAGTTTTTCAGGGGCATGTATCGGTTTTCCCTGACCCGGCTCATTCTTATACGGAACAGCGATTTATTGGCATAGGTAAAACCCATCAAAACCGTTTAGCTTTTATCGCATTTACGGTGCGTCACCAAAATAACTCTTCCGTCATACGCCCCATCAGCGCACGATATATGCACCAGAAGGAAATTGACCACTATGAACAAGCCCTTACCAAAATTTGA
- the mtnC gene encoding acireductone synthase: MIKAIVTDIEGTTSSLSFVKDVLFPYARRHLPDFIRQYGAEPAVAELLADARGLIGSAVNDEQLIDQFIAWIDSDQKITPLKSLQGLIWAHGYSQGDFKGHIYADAAGQLQAFHAQGYRLYVYSSGSVYAQKLLFGHTEYGDLTPLFSGYFDTHIGAKQEIGSYQRIAEQLQLAPDEILFLSDILAELDAAAQAGFQTYWLVREQNAKLAGPHRQIGSFDQIQL, from the coding sequence ATGATTAAAGCGATAGTGACGGATATTGAAGGAACGACTTCTTCATTGTCTTTTGTTAAGGATGTACTGTTTCCTTATGCCCGCCGGCATTTGCCGGATTTTATCCGCCAGTATGGTGCTGAGCCAGCCGTGGCTGAATTACTGGCTGATGCCCGCGGCCTGATTGGCTCTGCGGTGAATGATGAACAATTGATTGATCAGTTTATCGCCTGGATAGACAGCGATCAGAAGATTACCCCGCTTAAATCGCTGCAAGGCCTGATCTGGGCGCACGGTTATAGCCAGGGCGATTTTAAAGGTCATATTTATGCCGATGCGGCTGGGCAATTGCAGGCTTTTCACGCCCAGGGCTACCGGCTTTATGTGTATTCTTCCGGTTCGGTGTATGCCCAAAAATTATTGTTTGGTCATACTGAGTACGGTGATTTAACACCGCTGTTTTCCGGTTATTTTGATACCCACATTGGCGCCAAACAGGAAATCGGCTCTTATCAACGCATTGCCGAGCAGCTGCAATTGGCCCCTGACGAAATTCTGTTTTTATCGGATATCCTGGCCGAGCTGGATGCCGCTGCCCAGGCCGGCTTTCAAACTTATTGGCTGGTGCGTGAGCAAAACGCTAAATTGGCCGGCCCTCACCGCCAAATCGGCAGTTTTGACCAAATTCAGTTGTAA
- the rimK gene encoding 30S ribosomal protein S6--L-glutamate ligase — MKIAILSRDSTLYSSIRLVEAAQARGHEARVLDPTHCYMNITSRNPSIHYQGENLLGYDAVIPRIGASITFYGTAVLRQFEMMNIFALNNSAAISRSRDKLASSQLLARKGIDLPITAFAHNPDNIEDLIEEVGGAPLVIKLVEGSQGIGVVLAETHNAAHSVIQAFMGLNANIMVQEFIQEAAGSDIRCFVVGDKVVAAMKRQGREGEFRSNLHRGGTATQVRLSPQERATAVSAAKVMGLNVCGVDLLRSKRGPLVMEVNSSPGLEGIEKACDKDIAGLMIEYIEKNLNKQKGSG; from the coding sequence ATGAAAATCGCCATTCTTTCCCGCGACAGTACGCTGTATTCCAGCATTCGTTTGGTCGAGGCTGCCCAGGCCCGTGGTCATGAAGCCAGAGTGCTGGATCCCACCCATTGTTATATGAATATCACATCCAGAAACCCGTCTATCCATTATCAGGGTGAAAATCTGCTGGGATATGATGCGGTGATTCCCCGGATTGGTGCTTCCATCACTTTTTATGGTACGGCAGTGTTGCGTCAGTTTGAGATGATGAATATTTTTGCGCTGAATAATTCTGCCGCTATCAGCCGTTCACGCGACAAACTGGCTTCCAGTCAGTTGCTGGCCCGCAAGGGTATCGATTTACCGATTACGGCTTTTGCCCACAATCCCGACAATATTGAAGACTTGATCGAGGAAGTGGGCGGCGCACCGCTGGTGATCAAGCTGGTGGAGGGTTCGCAAGGCATAGGCGTCGTGCTGGCTGAGACGCATAATGCTGCACATAGTGTGATTCAGGCGTTTATGGGTTTAAATGCCAATATTATGGTGCAGGAATTTATTCAGGAAGCTGCCGGCAGTGATATCCGCTGTTTTGTGGTGGGTGACAAGGTGGTGGCGGCAATGAAGCGCCAGGGCCGCGAGGGTGAGTTTCGTTCCAATCTGCATCGCGGCGGTACGGCGACCCAGGTGCGGTTAAGCCCGCAAGAACGCGCCACTGCGGTGAGTGCGGCTAAAGTGATGGGCTTGAATGTGTGCGGGGTGGATTTGCTGCGTTCCAAACGCGGGCCGCTGGTGATGGAAGTCAATTCTTCACCTGGCCTGGAAGGCATAGAAAAAGCCTGTGACAAGGATATTGCCGGGCTGATGATTGAATATATCGAAAAAAATCTGAATAAGCAGAAAGGTTCCGGCTAA